Proteins encoded together in one Pseudomonas asiatica window:
- a CDS encoding DUF488 domain-containing protein, with amino-acid sequence MAIYTAGYEGLSIDAFIARLKQAQIDKVLDVREYPLSRKPGFSKKAFAQCLADAGIAYEHSPPLGCPKPIRNRYKVDGDWGVYARDFRAYIRTRMDLLENLTADASSQRICMVCYEADANFCHRSLIAEAASELDSSLDTRHLPLKIEKFADLLRAVA; translated from the coding sequence ATGGCGATCTACACCGCAGGCTATGAAGGGTTGTCTATCGACGCCTTCATCGCTCGTCTTAAGCAAGCTCAGATCGACAAGGTTCTGGACGTTCGCGAGTACCCTCTGTCCAGAAAGCCTGGTTTCTCCAAGAAGGCTTTCGCCCAGTGCTTGGCGGATGCAGGAATTGCCTACGAGCATTCCCCTCCCTTGGGTTGCCCAAAACCGATTCGAAACCGCTATAAGGTCGATGGCGATTGGGGGGTCTATGCGCGCGACTTCAGGGCTTACATCCGTACCCGGATGGACCTTCTGGAGAACCTGACAGCTGATGCCTCAAGCCAGCGCATTTGTATGGTTTGCTACGAAGCTGACGCGAATTTTTGTCACCGCAGCCTTATCGCCGAGGCTGCGAGTGAATTGGATTCATCCCTGGATACGCGGCATCTGCCTCTCAAAATAGAGAAATTTGCTGATTTGCTTCGGGCGGTTGCTTAG
- a CDS encoding AbrB/MazE/SpoVT family DNA-binding domain-containing protein, which translates to MTESARTTVKCLDPGDGSGDVIVELPDDILRELGVTTGDRLSIELINGDIVLKPVRERRESD; encoded by the coding sequence ATGACTGAATCAGCGCGCACCACGGTAAAGTGCCTGGATCCCGGCGACGGCTCCGGCGATGTGATTGTGGAATTACCTGACGACATTCTGCGCGAGCTCGGGGTCACGACGGGCGACAGACTCTCCATAGAGCTCATCAACGGCGATATCGTACTCAAGCCAGTCCGCGAGCGCCGCGAATCTGATTAG
- a CDS encoding DUF411 domain-containing protein has translation MPTNRILVRLAAIAGLLVTSAAYAAEPLSIDVHRDANCGCCKKWIAHLEANSFKVTDHIETDMSAVKQKLGVAPRLASCHTAVIDGKFVEGHVPAEQIRELKERNDLVGIAVPGMPAGSPGMEVDGVSHAYQVIGLTKSGADLVVANYPAK, from the coding sequence ATGCCAACTAACCGGATACTCGTTCGTCTAGCCGCTATCGCTGGGCTGCTGGTGACCTCAGCGGCCTACGCTGCCGAGCCTTTGTCCATCGACGTTCACCGAGACGCGAACTGCGGTTGCTGCAAGAAATGGATCGCGCACTTGGAAGCCAATAGTTTCAAAGTGACCGACCATATTGAGACGGACATGAGCGCAGTGAAACAGAAGCTGGGCGTAGCGCCACGGTTAGCGTCCTGCCACACAGCCGTGATTGATGGAAAGTTTGTTGAAGGTCACGTGCCAGCTGAGCAGATTCGAGAACTCAAGGAGCGGAACGATCTGGTCGGGATCGCCGTGCCAGGAATGCCAGCTGGATCCCCAGGCATGGAGGTTGATGGCGTAAGCCATGCCTACCAAGTCATTGGGTTAACCAAAAGCGGCGCGGACCTAGTAGTCGCCAACTATCCAGCCAAATAA
- a CDS encoding c-type cytochrome, with protein sequence MKRTITTLLVAGAVGSAAVLGTAYFGLVNVGADDPHFPAVHSFLAMARDRSIEVRARDIEVPDLKNAALIKAGAGNYNAMCIGCHLAPGVGKTELSQALYPSPPDLTKVGVGGEPAAAFWTIKHGIKATGMPAWGKSMGDEYIWGIVAFLDQLPEMNPEQYKALVATSGGHQHGGGESDMHNHEGQHGGSGHAEHGDHDEAADNDHAQAAHDHGAPPAGATQAADHHGDHNAAEAHSDAHPKSSTKTHVHKDGKEHTHAN encoded by the coding sequence ATGAAAAGAACAATTACAACGCTGCTTGTGGCCGGTGCTGTCGGAAGTGCTGCGGTATTGGGCACCGCGTATTTCGGCTTGGTGAATGTCGGCGCCGATGATCCTCACTTCCCGGCTGTCCATTCGTTTCTCGCCATGGCTCGCGACCGGTCGATTGAGGTTCGAGCGCGAGACATTGAAGTGCCTGACCTGAAGAACGCTGCGTTGATCAAGGCAGGCGCAGGCAACTACAACGCCATGTGCATTGGGTGCCACCTCGCCCCTGGCGTTGGAAAGACAGAACTTAGCCAAGCGCTATACCCGTCGCCACCTGACCTCACCAAGGTGGGTGTCGGAGGCGAACCGGCTGCCGCATTCTGGACGATCAAGCACGGCATCAAAGCCACCGGCATGCCCGCTTGGGGCAAGAGCATGGGTGATGAGTACATCTGGGGAATAGTCGCGTTCCTGGATCAACTTCCCGAAATGAATCCCGAGCAGTACAAGGCTTTGGTGGCCACGAGCGGTGGCCATCAGCACGGCGGCGGCGAAAGCGATATGCATAACCATGAGGGCCAGCACGGCGGGAGCGGGCATGCCGAGCATGGCGATCACGACGAAGCGGCAGACAACGATCATGCCCAGGCAGCTCACGACCATGGAGCTCCACCCGCAGGCGCCACCCAAGCGGCAGATCATCACGGTGACCACAATGCGGCCGAAGCCCATTCGGACGCCCACCCGAAATCGTCGACAAAGACGCATGTTCACAAAGACGGTAAGGAGCACACTCATGCCAACTAA
- a CDS encoding copper resistance protein B produces the protein MVNSLGRPSLLALTVSIGMLGVTPSFAAEEMDHSGMDHSKMGHGSMQMDAVPSESMPAMDHSKMGVSKQQKQPAPVDHSQMEHAQSQSKSSPVDHSKMDHSKMGHGNMKGMDHGSMKGMDHSQMNHGSAISPTTTSRTPIPVLTDADREAAFPPLGGHQVHDSGINSFFLLDQLEYQDADEGSTLAWDASGWVGGDINRLWVRSEGERTNGVTEDAELQLLYGRSVSPWWDVVAGVRQDFKPESPQTWAAFGIQGMALYDFEAEATAFIGENGQTAARLEGEYDILLTNRLILQPTAEANFYGKNDPERGVGSGLANTEVGLRLRYEIVRQFAPYIGVTWSRSYGNTADFIRDEGGDVDEARFVAGIRMWF, from the coding sequence ATGGTCAATAGCCTTGGGCGGCCTTCGCTGCTGGCCCTGACTGTTTCAATCGGCATGCTGGGCGTAACGCCCAGCTTCGCCGCTGAAGAAATGGATCACTCGGGCATGGATCATTCGAAAATGGGGCACGGTTCCATGCAAATGGATGCTGTTCCGTCCGAATCGATGCCGGCGATGGATCACAGCAAGATGGGGGTGAGCAAACAGCAGAAACAGCCTGCCCCTGTTGATCACAGCCAGATGGAGCATGCTCAAAGCCAGAGCAAATCCAGCCCGGTGGACCATAGCAAGATGGACCACAGCAAAATGGGCCATGGAAACATGAAGGGCATGGATCACGGTTCGATGAAGGGCATGGACCATTCCCAGATGAATCATGGTTCAGCGATTTCTCCGACCACAACGAGTCGCACGCCGATTCCAGTGCTCACTGATGCCGACCGCGAGGCAGCCTTTCCGCCTTTGGGTGGCCACCAGGTGCACGACAGCGGAATCAACAGCTTCTTCCTGTTGGACCAGCTCGAATACCAAGACGCCGATGAGGGCAGCACCCTGGCCTGGGACGCATCAGGCTGGGTAGGCGGCGACATCAATCGACTCTGGGTTCGCTCGGAAGGCGAGCGCACCAATGGGGTAACCGAAGACGCTGAGCTGCAACTGCTATACGGGCGCTCGGTCAGTCCTTGGTGGGACGTGGTCGCCGGAGTCCGTCAGGATTTCAAACCGGAATCACCGCAGACCTGGGCAGCCTTTGGTATTCAGGGCATGGCCTTGTATGACTTCGAGGCCGAAGCTACGGCGTTCATCGGCGAGAACGGCCAGACTGCTGCGCGTCTTGAAGGCGAATACGACATCCTGCTGACCAATCGCTTGATTTTGCAGCCCACGGCCGAGGCGAACTTCTATGGCAAGAACGATCCTGAGCGCGGTGTTGGATCGGGTCTGGCCAATACCGAAGTCGGGCTGCGTCTACGGTATGAAATCGTCCGCCAGTTTGCCCCGTACATAGGCGTTACCTGGAGCCGCTCCTACGGCAACACCGCTGACTTCATCCGAGACGAGGGTGGAGATGTTGATGAGGCACGCTTCGTTGCCGGTATCAGGATGTGGTTCTGA